In a single window of the Saccharothrix australiensis genome:
- a CDS encoding MFS transporter codes for MTTSPTRSTWTAVFCWLTVLLEGYDLVAFGATIPTLLKTGHLGFTPAGATLVATVSLIGVAVGAAVLSPLTDRFGRRKLLIGSVLLFSVFTLVIPLSPSVGVFAAFRFIAGLGLGACMPVALTVMSENLPARRRASASTFTMTGYHVGAVLMTLLALAAQEDWHLLFYGGGVAGLAVVPLMWWRLPESSAFLAVRDRVERPSPRVLLTPRFRRTSVAVWVGSFMGLLLVYGLNTWLPQLMRTAGYPISTAITLLLVLNVGAVIGLLAAGLIADRYGIKPIAVLWFGSAAVLLAALSLRVDSGVLLNLMVLFTGVFVFSAQVLIYGYVAQAFPAQVRGTALGFTSAVGRLGSILGPFVTGALVTAGIAYPWGFWFFAAVAVLGLGAVLLLTRTPAAHPEEATV; via the coding sequence ATGACGACGTCTCCAACCCGCTCGACCTGGACGGCGGTGTTCTGCTGGCTGACCGTCCTGCTGGAGGGTTACGACCTGGTCGCGTTCGGCGCGACCATCCCGACCCTGCTCAAGACCGGCCACCTCGGCTTCACCCCGGCCGGCGCGACCCTGGTGGCCACGGTGTCGCTGATCGGCGTCGCGGTCGGCGCGGCGGTGCTGAGCCCCCTGACCGACCGGTTCGGCCGCCGCAAGCTGCTCATCGGCTCGGTGCTGCTGTTCTCGGTGTTCACGCTCGTGATCCCCCTGTCCCCGAGCGTGGGCGTGTTCGCGGCGTTCCGGTTCATCGCGGGCCTCGGCCTGGGCGCGTGCATGCCGGTGGCGCTGACCGTGATGTCGGAGAACCTGCCCGCCCGCAGGCGGGCCAGCGCGAGCACGTTCACCATGACCGGCTACCACGTCGGCGCGGTCCTGATGACGCTGCTCGCGCTCGCGGCCCAGGAGGACTGGCACCTGCTGTTCTACGGCGGCGGCGTCGCGGGGCTGGCCGTCGTGCCGCTGATGTGGTGGCGGCTGCCGGAGTCCTCGGCGTTCCTGGCCGTCCGCGACCGGGTGGAGCGCCCCTCGCCGCGCGTCCTGCTCACCCCGAGGTTCCGGCGGACCAGCGTCGCCGTGTGGGTCGGCTCGTTCATGGGGCTGCTGCTGGTCTACGGCCTGAACACGTGGCTGCCGCAGCTCATGCGCACGGCGGGCTACCCGATCTCGACGGCGATCACCCTGCTGCTGGTGCTCAACGTGGGCGCGGTGATCGGCCTGCTGGCCGCCGGCCTCATCGCCGACCGGTACGGCATCAAGCCCATCGCGGTGCTGTGGTTCGGCTCGGCGGCGGTGCTGCTGGCGGCGCTGAGCCTGCGCGTGGACAGCGGTGTCCTGCTCAACCTGATGGTGCTGTTCACCGGCGTGTTCGTGTTCTCGGCGCAGGTGCTGATCTACGGGTACGTGGCGCAGGCGTTCCCGGCGCAGGTGCGCGGCACGGCGCTGGGCTTCACCTCGGCGGTGGGCCGGCTCGGGTCGATCCTCGGCCCGTTCGTCACGGGCGCGCTGGTCACGGCGGGCATCGCCTACCCGTGGGGCTTCTGGTTCTTCGCGGCGGTGGCGGTGCTGGGCCTCGGGGCGGTGCTGCTGCTCACGCGCACCCCGGCCGCGCACCCCGAGGAGGCGACGGTCTGA
- the mdlC gene encoding benzoylformate decarboxylase, which yields MPTVRRITHRFLERRGLTTIFGNPGSNELPFLAELPESFRYVLGLHEGVVMGMADGYAQATGRPVLVNLHAAAGSGNAMGALTNAVYSRSPLVLTAGQQVRSAIGLEAMLANVDAAHLMRPLVGWSGEPSCAADVPRSLAQAVFEAEYHRRPTYLSVPYDDWSQELAEDAEVVLDREVRRGSAPGEQQLADLVEQVAAARAPALVLGGDIDAAGLFDRAVALAEHLALPTWVAPSPHRLPFPNRHRLFRGVLPAGIASVSDALAGHDLILVLGAPVFRYHQHVPGPYLPAGSRLVQVTDDAGAATRAPMGEALVADPGAVVEALLARTAARGGDTGFEPNPEPETAPDALHPEEVFAALRDTQPADTTYVVESTSTNAAWWRQMDLRQGGSYFFPASGGLGFGLPAAVGMALGRPERPVVAVVGDGSANYGITALWTAAQHRVPVTFVILRNGTYGALRWFGGLLGTPDVPGTEIPGLDFTRIAEGYGVPATAVTGVDELRAQLKATTEGPRLIQVDTHLTTPH from the coding sequence ATGCCGACCGTCCGCCGGATCACCCACCGGTTCCTCGAACGCCGTGGCCTGACCACGATCTTCGGCAACCCCGGCTCCAACGAGCTGCCGTTCCTGGCCGAACTGCCCGAGTCGTTCCGCTACGTCCTCGGCCTGCACGAGGGCGTCGTGATGGGCATGGCCGACGGCTACGCGCAGGCCACCGGCCGCCCGGTGCTGGTCAACCTGCACGCCGCCGCCGGGTCCGGCAACGCGATGGGCGCGCTGACCAACGCCGTGTACTCGCGGTCGCCGCTGGTGCTCACCGCCGGGCAGCAGGTGCGGTCCGCGATCGGGCTGGAGGCGATGCTGGCCAACGTCGACGCCGCGCACCTGATGCGGCCCCTGGTGGGGTGGTCCGGCGAGCCGAGCTGCGCGGCGGACGTGCCGCGGTCGCTCGCGCAGGCCGTGTTCGAGGCCGAGTACCACCGCCGGCCCACCTACCTGTCCGTGCCCTACGACGACTGGTCGCAGGAGCTGGCCGAGGACGCCGAGGTGGTCCTGGACCGCGAGGTGCGGCGTGGGTCCGCGCCCGGCGAGCAGCAGCTCGCGGACCTGGTCGAGCAGGTCGCCGCCGCGCGCGCCCCGGCCCTGGTGCTGGGCGGCGACATCGACGCGGCCGGGCTGTTCGACCGGGCCGTGGCGCTGGCCGAGCACCTCGCGCTGCCGACGTGGGTCGCGCCCTCGCCGCACCGCCTGCCGTTCCCGAACCGGCACCGGCTGTTCCGGGGCGTGCTGCCCGCCGGCATCGCCTCGGTGTCCGACGCGCTCGCCGGGCACGACCTGATCCTGGTGCTCGGCGCGCCGGTGTTCCGCTACCACCAGCACGTGCCGGGCCCCTACCTGCCCGCGGGCAGCCGCCTGGTGCAGGTGACCGACGACGCGGGCGCGGCGACCCGCGCGCCGATGGGCGAGGCGCTGGTCGCCGACCCGGGCGCGGTCGTGGAGGCGCTGCTGGCGCGGACCGCCGCGCGCGGCGGCGACACCGGTTTCGAGCCCAACCCGGAACCGGAGACCGCGCCGGACGCGCTGCACCCCGAGGAGGTCTTCGCCGCGCTGCGCGACACCCAGCCCGCCGACACGACCTACGTCGTGGAGTCGACGTCGACCAACGCGGCCTGGTGGCGGCAGATGGACCTGCGGCAGGGCGGCTCGTACTTCTTCCCGGCCTCGGGCGGGCTCGGGTTCGGGCTGCCCGCCGCCGTCGGCATGGCCCTGGGCCGGCCCGAGCGCCCGGTGGTGGCCGTGGTCGGCGACGGCTCGGCCAACTACGGCATCACCGCGCTGTGGACCGCCGCCCAGCACCGCGTGCCGGTCACCTTCGTCATCCTGCGCAACGGCACCTACGGCGCGCTGCGGTGGTTCGGCGGGCTGCTCGGCACGCCGGACGTGCCCGGCACCGAGATCCCCGGCCTGGACTTCACCCGCATCGCCGAGGGCTACGGGGTGCCCGCGACCGCCGTGACCGGGGTCGACGAGCTGCGCGCGCAGCTCAAGGCCACCACTGAGGGCCCCCGGCTGATCCAGGTCGACACCCACCTGACCACCCCGCACTGA
- a CDS encoding M1 family metallopeptidase, with translation MTGHLARHGDPGVRVEHYDLELDYKPLTGRLAGRARLWVEADGPVALDLGRFTLGKVLVDGKPVRYAHGDGKLRLRRRSGGRCVVEVRYAGAPQPVRTPHWGDLGWEPLADGALVAGQPIGAPSWFPCNDLVRDKATYRISVTTATPYAVVANGVLVDRRTGSSTTTWVYEQAEPMAAYLASVQIGQYERLPLAPGQDVLAPARLRAAAAHDFGRQPRMLAVFEELFGPYPFREYHVVVTDDELEVPVEAQGLSVFGSNHVDGRRGFERLVAHELAHQWFGNSVGLADWRDIWLNEGFACYAEWLWSEHSGGPPAAVHAARARARLARLPQDLLVGDPGEAGLFDDRVYQRGALTLHALRDRLGDQAFFTVLRDWTRVHRHGTATTADFTSLAQWHSVAPLGPFFDAWLLRGRLPDTG, from the coding sequence ATGACCGGTCACCTGGCGCGGCACGGCGACCCCGGCGTGCGGGTCGAGCACTACGACCTCGAACTGGACTACAAGCCGCTGACCGGCAGGCTCGCCGGTCGCGCGCGGCTGTGGGTCGAGGCCGACGGCCCGGTGGCGCTGGACCTCGGCCGGTTCACCCTCGGCAAGGTCCTCGTCGACGGCAAGCCCGTCCGGTACGCGCACGGCGACGGCAAGCTGCGGCTGCGCCGGCGGTCCGGCGGGCGGTGCGTGGTGGAGGTGCGCTACGCGGGCGCCCCGCAGCCGGTGCGGACACCGCACTGGGGCGACCTGGGGTGGGAGCCGCTCGCGGACGGCGCGCTGGTGGCGGGGCAGCCGATCGGCGCGCCGTCGTGGTTCCCGTGCAACGACCTGGTGCGGGACAAGGCGACCTACCGCATCTCGGTGACCACGGCGACGCCGTACGCGGTGGTGGCCAACGGGGTGCTGGTCGACCGGCGGACCGGGAGCAGCACCACGACCTGGGTGTACGAGCAGGCCGAGCCGATGGCCGCGTACCTGGCGTCGGTGCAGATCGGGCAGTACGAGCGGCTGCCCCTCGCGCCCGGCCAGGACGTGCTCGCGCCCGCGCGGCTGCGCGCCGCGGCGGCGCACGACTTCGGCAGGCAGCCCCGGATGCTGGCGGTGTTCGAGGAGCTGTTCGGGCCCTACCCGTTCCGCGAGTACCACGTGGTGGTGACCGACGACGAGCTGGAGGTACCGGTCGAGGCGCAGGGCCTGTCGGTGTTCGGGTCGAACCACGTGGACGGGCGGCGGGGGTTCGAGCGGCTGGTGGCGCACGAGCTGGCGCACCAGTGGTTCGGCAACAGCGTCGGGCTGGCCGACTGGCGCGACATCTGGCTGAACGAGGGGTTCGCCTGCTACGCCGAGTGGCTGTGGTCGGAGCACTCGGGCGGTCCGCCCGCGGCGGTGCACGCGGCCCGCGCCCGCGCCCGGCTGGCCCGCCTGCCGCAGGACCTGCTGGTCGGCGACCCCGGCGAGGCCGGCCTGTTCGACGACCGGGTCTACCAGCGCGGGGCGCTCACCCTGCACGCACTGCGGGACCGCCTGGGCGACCAGGCGTTCTTCACCGTGCTCCGCGACTGGACCAGGGTGCACCGCCACGGCACCGCGACGACGGCCGACTTCACGTCGCTCGCCCAGTGGCACAGCGTCGCGCCGCTCGGTCCGTTCTTCGACGCGTGGCTGCTCCGGGGCCGCCTGCCCGACACCGGCTGA
- a CDS encoding LysR family transcriptional regulator — translation MVRDFDLNLVRTFVLLYETRSVTATAEAMHLTQPTVSYSLQKLRRRFSDELFRRAKGGLVPTATAQALYEPLHGALAGIEAAVSGAWSFDPATARATFTLSLSDLGEVSLLPRLVAALPARAPGVTLTVRPLDVVNAADQLGRGEIDAFIASPVLSTPRVARIPLFAEGYVGMVAADHPRLRGDRVGLAELAAERHVAVFGPTGHDGPRRALEAHGLLHRVAVETTRFTSLPYLVRHGDLFAMVPRMVAEVFAAEHHHVRLLELPLDIEPAQVSIYARHAHARGPAQAWLVRFMAEVLGQPDGGAVGGAIGGAIGEPT, via the coding sequence ATGGTGCGGGATTTCGACCTGAACCTCGTGCGCACGTTCGTCCTGCTGTACGAGACGCGCAGCGTCACCGCGACCGCCGAGGCGATGCACCTGACGCAGCCCACGGTCAGCTACAGCCTCCAGAAGCTGCGCCGCCGGTTCAGCGACGAGCTGTTCCGGCGGGCGAAGGGCGGCCTGGTGCCGACGGCGACCGCGCAGGCGCTGTACGAGCCGCTGCACGGGGCGCTCGCGGGCATCGAGGCGGCGGTCAGCGGCGCGTGGTCGTTCGACCCGGCGACGGCGCGCGCCACGTTCACGCTGTCCCTGTCCGACCTGGGCGAGGTGTCGCTGCTGCCGCGGCTGGTGGCGGCGCTGCCGGCGCGCGCGCCCGGCGTCACGCTCACCGTCCGGCCGCTGGACGTGGTCAACGCCGCCGACCAGCTCGGCCGCGGCGAGATCGACGCGTTCATCGCGTCGCCGGTGCTCAGCACGCCGCGGGTGGCCCGCATCCCGCTGTTCGCCGAGGGCTACGTCGGCATGGTCGCGGCGGACCACCCCCGGCTGCGCGGCGACCGCGTCGGCCTGGCGGAGCTGGCCGCCGAGCGGCACGTGGCGGTGTTCGGGCCCACCGGCCACGACGGTCCGCGCCGGGCGCTGGAGGCGCACGGCCTGCTGCACCGCGTGGCGGTGGAGACGACCCGGTTCACCTCGCTGCCGTACCTGGTGCGGCACGGCGACCTGTTCGCGATGGTGCCGCGCATGGTGGCCGAGGTGTTCGCGGCCGAGCACCACCACGTGCGGCTGCTGGAGCTGCCGCTCGACATCGAGCCCGCGCAGGTGTCGATCTACGCCCGGCACGCGCACGCGCGGGGGCCCGCGCAGGCGTGGCTGGTGCGGTTCATGGCGGAAGTGCTCGGGCAGCCCGACGGCGGCGCGGTGGGCGGCGCGATCGGTGGCGCGATCGGCGAGCCGACCTGA